In Edaphobacter paludis, a single window of DNA contains:
- a CDS encoding CRTAC1 family protein yields MPGNFVDTTSASGIKFTGVASHTSKKYLIETMGSGVAVFDYDNDGLLDIFFANGAPLSDPTPLGSIPQKKSEKDWNRLYHQKKDGTFEDVTERAGLQGVGYDMGVAVGDYDNDGYEDLYVTGYGGNHLYHNNGNGTFTDVTEQSGTGGSGWSTSAAWVDLDNDGLLDLVVLRYMKWDFNDIWCGEHREGYRAYCHPDTFPAIPPLVYHNDGHGHFTEVAQKIGMGAPGKGLGVAIADFNKDGKIDVAVANDSMLEFLYQNKGDGTFEETGLTAETAVDGDGRTYAGMGIDFQDYNNDGLPDLVVTDLANQKYALYRNNGDGSFTYDSYVSGIAGISLLHSGWGIQFLDYDNDGWKDLLIAQGHDLDTVALNYPQLHYEEPMLLARNTGKGFVDVSSQSGSVFQQRWVGRGMAVGDLDNDGRVDAVVTTNGGPAHILHNETATRNHWLSIDLVGHRSNRDGIGAVIKLTTSKGAQYVTVTTAGSYLSSNDKRAHFGLGTDAVAKEIEIHWPSGIVQKLENVEGDKILKVDEPDKLTATGGNKAAP; encoded by the coding sequence GTGCCAGGAAATTTTGTCGATACTACCAGCGCGAGCGGGATCAAATTCACAGGCGTAGCCTCGCATACCTCGAAGAAGTATCTGATTGAGACGATGGGATCAGGCGTTGCCGTTTTTGATTATGACAACGACGGTCTGCTGGATATCTTCTTTGCGAATGGCGCTCCCTTGTCCGACCCAACGCCACTTGGATCTATTCCCCAAAAGAAGAGCGAGAAGGACTGGAACCGTCTCTACCATCAGAAGAAGGATGGAACCTTTGAGGACGTTACAGAACGCGCCGGACTGCAAGGCGTAGGTTACGATATGGGCGTCGCCGTGGGCGACTATGACAATGACGGATACGAAGACCTTTATGTAACCGGGTATGGCGGCAATCATCTGTACCACAACAATGGCAACGGAACCTTTACAGATGTAACTGAGCAATCCGGAACCGGAGGTAGCGGATGGTCTACCAGCGCCGCCTGGGTCGACCTGGACAACGACGGCCTGCTCGATCTGGTCGTATTGCGCTATATGAAATGGGACTTCAACGATATCTGGTGCGGAGAACACCGTGAAGGATATCGTGCCTACTGTCATCCAGATACGTTTCCCGCAATTCCGCCGCTGGTCTATCACAACGATGGCCATGGGCACTTCACTGAGGTTGCCCAGAAGATTGGCATGGGCGCGCCGGGCAAAGGGTTGGGCGTTGCTATCGCGGACTTCAACAAAGACGGAAAAATCGATGTCGCGGTTGCGAACGATTCCATGCTGGAATTTCTCTACCAGAACAAGGGAGATGGCACGTTTGAAGAGACGGGATTGACGGCGGAGACCGCTGTCGATGGCGATGGCCGCACCTACGCCGGAATGGGAATCGACTTTCAGGATTACAACAACGATGGCCTTCCTGACCTGGTCGTCACTGATCTCGCCAACCAGAAGTACGCTCTCTATCGCAACAACGGCGATGGCAGCTTTACTTACGACAGCTATGTCTCGGGCATCGCTGGAATCAGTCTGCTGCACTCCGGCTGGGGTATCCAGTTTCTTGACTACGATAACGATGGATGGAAAGATCTGCTGATCGCGCAAGGCCATGATCTGGATACGGTGGCACTGAACTATCCGCAACTCCACTACGAGGAACCGATGCTGCTTGCACGGAACACCGGTAAGGGATTTGTCGATGTATCGAGCCAGTCAGGCAGCGTCTTTCAGCAACGGTGGGTGGGGCGGGGAATGGCGGTTGGAGATCTGGACAACGATGGGCGTGTGGACGCGGTGGTCACAACCAATGGTGGGCCTGCCCACATTCTCCACAACGAAACCGCCACACGGAACCACTGGCTTTCGATCGATCTCGTGGGACATCGCAGCAACCGTGACGGTATCGGCGCCGTGATCAAGTTGACCACCTCGAAGGGCGCGCAGTATGTGACGGTGACGACAGCGGGAAGCTATCTCTCATCCAATGACAAACGGGCTCACTTCGGACTTGGCACAGATGCTGTGGCGAAGGAGATTGAAATCCATTGGCCCAGCGGTATCGTCCAGAAGCTCGAGAATGTGGAGGGCGACAAGATACTGAAGGTCGACGAGCCGGATAAGCTCACGGCGACCGGAGGCAACAAAGCCGCGCCATGA
- a CDS encoding tetratricopeptide repeat protein: protein MIMLPVNKSDSLYLSVILLITLTVGMAKAQQPSLSAPEKPASNSASANALLAQGKALATAGDLPGAERALKTYLQQHERSAPALYLLGYVLQRENKPKESLTVFTNAAAIQAPQANDLRIVALDYVLIDDYPDAIHWLALAVQLDPLNAEAWYDLGRSQMNQGNFVAAQQAFEHVLAIAPRDVRALNNLGLSYEAQNRPSEALHAYAHAIAAQQGVPHPSEQPLLNYGNLLISQNRSAEAVATLESAIQISPRDPKCREALARAYLQAEQLLQAKQQFEQAVVLDPKNPRLHYQLGRLYRRLGLAAKAKTELALSEKLYGTRSTPVTK, encoded by the coding sequence ATGATAATGCTCCCGGTAAACAAGAGCGATTCGCTGTACCTCTCCGTCATTCTATTGATCACATTAACCGTCGGAATGGCGAAGGCCCAACAGCCTTCGCTGTCTGCACCGGAGAAGCCGGCGAGCAATTCGGCGTCTGCGAATGCGCTTCTGGCCCAGGGCAAGGCGCTGGCGACCGCTGGCGATCTCCCCGGAGCAGAGCGCGCACTCAAGACCTATTTGCAGCAGCACGAGCGCTCGGCACCCGCGCTCTATCTTCTGGGGTACGTACTCCAACGCGAAAACAAGCCAAAAGAATCGCTCACTGTTTTTACTAACGCAGCGGCGATACAAGCGCCTCAGGCGAACGACCTCAGAATTGTCGCCCTGGACTACGTGCTTATTGATGACTACCCGGATGCGATCCACTGGCTCGCCTTGGCGGTTCAACTAGATCCGCTCAACGCTGAGGCTTGGTACGATCTGGGCCGCTCGCAGATGAACCAGGGAAATTTCGTCGCTGCCCAGCAGGCTTTCGAGCATGTTCTAGCGATCGCGCCTCGAGATGTAAGGGCATTGAACAATTTGGGGCTTTCGTATGAGGCACAAAACCGTCCTTCCGAAGCGCTTCACGCCTATGCCCACGCAATCGCTGCCCAGCAGGGAGTGCCGCATCCCAGCGAACAGCCTTTACTGAACTATGGCAACCTCTTGATCTCCCAGAATCGGTCCGCCGAGGCGGTGGCTACCTTGGAGAGCGCCATACAGATTTCGCCCAGAGACCCAAAGTGTCGCGAGGCCCTGGCGCGCGCCTATCTGCAGGCGGAGCAACTCCTTCAAGCCAAACAGCAGTTTGAGCAAGCTGTGGTGCTCGACCCGAAAAATCCCCGCTTGCATTATCAACTGGGGCGTCTCTACCGCCGCCTCGGACTTGCAGCTAAGGCCAAAACGGAATTGGCACTGAGTGAAAAGCTCTATGGAACGCGCTCAACTCCTGTGACAAAGTAA
- a CDS encoding TonB-dependent receptor produces the protein MSLIHQFKRYIVSGATALAVIFLFVGFAAAQTNEGQLSGNVLDSTGAQIANATITAKNEATGSTYSAISTSAGSYRFPSIQLGRYTVSTTAPGFKSTVNTGVEIRVGTVTAFNITLSVGGTNETVTVESNAPTIETQSSEVGGTVTTRQIVDLPLALGGVGALRSPEAFVFLVPGTTGPGSANNSNGIFLNKLGGGQNFGNEILLDGASIVRTENGSSFDEAAPSVEAISEFKVTTSTPAAEFGRTTGGIENFVTKSGTNSYHGTVFDIFKNEALDANDWFNNGKKAYYQSIGDPQEKNFNRGNDKKNDYGGSLGGPVVIPHLYNGKDKTFFFFAWEQYRQTLGGPQTSTVPTTAERAGNFQDRLINGPTGQINPCDGSPIFFGEIFDPSTTRTVNGVRCRLPFGTAPATATSPFPANFNVIPSARFSQVGQNIANLYPAPTSNALNNNYTLTSSSPLTNTTYTVRIDESINDKNKIYGSYSARENTRNSPTNRAFLGPQDYITQTQDFITHYGRGGWDYVITPNILNHLNIGTNRTNSINGSFEAASGTNYAKQLGIGNITTGLPHFSIGGYSDLSRNQNDDNVDNGIRLNDSISWQKGRNSFKFGLDYRYQQYSAIANDGLNGNFSFQGGETKATQTGAFSQGTGNGFASLLLGTADFGGVSVPFHQAQWLQDYYAGFIQDDLKATNNLVLNIGLRYSVDRPRREKRNDTSNFSTTAIDPKTGTPGALVFASNCNNCNKRWADTWFKDLAPRIGFAYTPGNSDGKTVFRGGFAVLYAPLQYSDFGGDTRTGYTANPNFGSNGFDPAFSIDGGLPAYQAGINLDPGQLDNGNADSPNSFGNFIKSSYGRPGMLNQWNMQVQQQLAKDLIMTVGYIGNSGAHLKSQEENINNMAKSNFARGDALTSYDLVANGVAKPYTAFNGQVQRAIRPFPQYGYIATDCCLQNVGHSSYEALIASLERRFSQGLNMQASYTWSKTITNADSLINVTNGVQQEQDPFNSKSQKSISNQDIPHTFVISYLYELPFGKNKKFLNFHNRFASALISGFEVGGVQRYQSGEPFTFGCASGIPGWDNCISFTRNPGSQLSSNARRSGKLDPFRELKNNNSLAGPDPNVDSIFNGLMIPTNPQNGQSDNPGYAALQNAPAFIDQNTADYRVRRARQVGNVVTCPTCDNGGFLFGNVPRVTGEIRNFKYYNEDFSILKKTPVTENVLFTLKVELLNGFNRHIFATPDTQPYDQFFGVPTSNINGPRNIQITGRVQF, from the coding sequence GTGAGCCTAATTCATCAATTTAAGCGGTATATCGTCAGCGGTGCGACCGCTTTGGCAGTAATCTTTCTTTTCGTCGGTTTTGCAGCCGCCCAAACAAACGAAGGGCAGCTCTCGGGAAACGTACTCGACAGCACTGGCGCCCAGATCGCCAATGCGACCATAACCGCCAAGAATGAGGCGACGGGTTCCACTTACAGTGCCATATCGACCAGTGCCGGAAGCTACCGCTTTCCCTCCATTCAGTTAGGTCGGTACACGGTCTCGACCACGGCACCCGGTTTCAAGTCGACCGTCAATACCGGGGTCGAGATTCGGGTCGGAACGGTAACTGCCTTCAACATCACACTGAGCGTCGGCGGCACGAACGAGACCGTGACGGTTGAATCCAACGCCCCCACCATTGAAACGCAATCTTCCGAGGTCGGCGGAACGGTTACAACTCGACAGATCGTCGACCTTCCCCTCGCTCTCGGCGGTGTCGGCGCGCTGCGCTCGCCAGAAGCATTCGTATTTCTCGTTCCCGGCACAACGGGACCAGGTTCCGCAAACAACAGCAACGGTATCTTTCTCAATAAACTAGGCGGCGGCCAGAACTTCGGAAACGAAATTCTTCTGGACGGTGCTTCAATCGTGCGAACGGAGAACGGCTCCTCGTTCGACGAGGCGGCACCTTCGGTCGAGGCTATCTCGGAGTTCAAAGTCACGACCTCTACCCCTGCAGCCGAGTTTGGCCGGACCACAGGTGGTATCGAGAACTTTGTCACGAAGAGCGGTACCAACTCCTACCACGGCACGGTCTTTGACATCTTCAAGAACGAAGCTCTGGATGCGAATGACTGGTTCAACAACGGCAAAAAAGCCTATTACCAGTCGATTGGCGATCCGCAGGAAAAGAACTTCAATCGTGGTAACGACAAGAAGAACGATTATGGCGGCAGTCTAGGCGGTCCGGTCGTTATTCCACACCTGTACAACGGCAAGGACAAGACCTTCTTCTTCTTCGCCTGGGAGCAGTACCGCCAGACACTCGGTGGACCGCAAACCAGCACCGTTCCTACGACGGCAGAGCGAGCCGGTAACTTCCAGGACCGGCTGATCAACGGCCCCACCGGCCAGATAAACCCCTGCGACGGAAGCCCCATCTTCTTCGGTGAAATCTTCGATCCTTCGACAACAAGGACCGTGAATGGGGTCCGTTGCCGACTGCCTTTCGGAACGGCACCGGCGACGGCAACGTCCCCCTTCCCGGCAAACTTCAACGTGATCCCATCGGCCCGCTTCAGCCAGGTTGGGCAAAACATCGCCAATCTTTATCCCGCTCCAACTAGCAATGCGCTGAATAACAACTACACCCTTACCTCGTCTTCGCCGCTCACCAACACAACGTACACAGTTCGTATTGATGAGTCGATCAACGACAAAAATAAGATCTACGGCTCCTACAGCGCCCGTGAAAATACCCGCAACAGCCCGACGAATCGTGCATTCCTCGGTCCCCAGGACTACATCACCCAGACGCAGGACTTCATCACCCATTACGGGCGCGGCGGATGGGATTACGTCATCACGCCGAACATCCTAAATCACCTTAATATCGGGACCAATCGGACCAATTCAATCAACGGTTCTTTCGAGGCTGCCAGCGGTACTAACTATGCCAAGCAACTGGGCATAGGCAACATCACTACTGGCCTGCCTCACTTTTCTATCGGCGGCTACAGTGATCTCAGCCGCAACCAGAACGACGATAACGTGGATAACGGAATTCGCCTAAACGATTCCATAAGCTGGCAAAAAGGTCGTAACAGCTTCAAGTTTGGCCTGGATTACCGCTATCAGCAGTATTCGGCAATTGCGAATGATGGGCTGAACGGTAATTTCAGCTTTCAGGGTGGCGAAACAAAGGCCACCCAGACAGGTGCTTTCTCGCAGGGTACCGGGAACGGTTTCGCCAGCCTTCTGCTTGGTACGGCTGACTTCGGCGGTGTTTCCGTGCCCTTCCATCAGGCGCAGTGGCTGCAGGACTACTACGCCGGTTTCATTCAGGACGACTTGAAGGCGACCAATAACCTTGTGCTCAATATCGGTCTTCGCTACAGCGTGGACCGTCCGCGTCGTGAGAAGCGGAATGACACCTCTAACTTCAGCACGACAGCCATCGACCCCAAGACCGGGACCCCTGGAGCACTTGTCTTCGCGTCAAATTGCAACAACTGCAATAAGCGTTGGGCAGATACCTGGTTCAAGGACCTCGCTCCTCGCATTGGCTTTGCATATACGCCGGGCAATAGCGATGGCAAAACCGTCTTCCGCGGTGGCTTCGCGGTGCTCTATGCTCCTCTGCAGTACAGCGACTTCGGGGGTGATACCCGCACCGGTTATACCGCCAATCCGAACTTCGGTTCCAACGGCTTCGATCCGGCCTTCAGCATCGACGGCGGCTTGCCTGCCTATCAAGCCGGCATCAACCTCGATCCCGGCCAGTTGGATAACGGCAACGCAGACTCGCCAAATTCGTTCGGCAACTTCATCAAATCGTCGTATGGTCGTCCAGGAATGTTGAATCAGTGGAACATGCAGGTCCAGCAGCAGTTGGCGAAGGACCTGATCATGACCGTTGGCTATATCGGCAACTCGGGCGCGCATCTCAAGTCGCAGGAAGAGAACATCAACAACATGGCGAAGTCCAACTTCGCGCGTGGCGATGCTCTCACCAGCTATGACCTGGTGGCCAATGGAGTGGCAAAGCCTTACACGGCCTTCAACGGCCAGGTGCAACGGGCTATCCGCCCCTTCCCGCAGTATGGCTACATTGCGACAGATTGCTGCCTGCAGAACGTCGGCCACTCTTCCTACGAAGCGCTCATCGCCAGTCTGGAACGCCGCTTCTCCCAGGGATTGAATATGCAGGCTTCCTATACATGGTCGAAGACGATTACCAATGCGGATTCGCTCATTAATGTAACCAACGGAGTTCAGCAAGAGCAGGACCCGTTCAATTCGAAGAGTCAAAAATCAATTTCGAACCAGGACATCCCGCACACCTTCGTCATCAGCTATCTCTATGAGCTTCCGTTCGGAAAGAACAAGAAGTTCCTCAACTTCCATAACCGGTTTGCCAGCGCGCTCATCAGCGGCTTTGAGGTCGGCGGGGTCCAGCGCTACCAGTCCGGCGAGCCGTTTACCTTCGGCTGCGCCAGCGGCATTCCCGGCTGGGACAACTGCATCAGCTTTACCCGGAACCCAGGTTCGCAACTATCGAGCAACGCTCGCCGCAGTGGGAAGCTGGATCCATTCCGCGAGCTGAAAAACAACAACAGTCTGGCCGGTCCGGATCCGAATGTTGACTCAATCTTCAACGGTCTGATGATTCCGACCAATCCTCAGAACGGACAATCGGACAATCCGGGGTATGCTGCTCTACAGAACGCTCCTGCATTTATCGACCAGAACACGGCTGACTACCGTGTGCGCCGGGCGCGGCAGGTAGGAAATGTGGTTACATGTCCTACTTGCGACAACGGTGGCTTCCTCTTCGGAAACGTGCCCCGCGTTACCGGAGAAATCCGCAACTTCAAGTACTACAACGAGGACTTCAGCATCCTGAAAAAGACGCCTGTCACAGAGAATGTCTTGTTCACCCTCAAAGTCGAACTGTTGAATGGGTTCAACCGTCATATCTTCGCTACGCCGGACACTCAACCCTACGATCAGTTCTTCGGCGTTCCAACAAGCAACATCAACGGCCCCAGAAACATTCAGATTACGGGGCGCGTTCAGTTCTAA
- a CDS encoding tetratricopeptide repeat protein, with translation MKFRLSFALIFLLSLSKVFNAQQLAKAGDDSLAQARTLLQSGDLAKAESNLRRYLTQHIDSAEAHFLLGYTLFLEQKPAESLKQYTAGAHNQRPSPDDLKIVSFDYVLLGDYTDADKWLSIVVAETPEDAHAWYLLGRAKYNENHFAQAIDCFGRALSLNPRDVKSENNLGLSYQGLNRIDDAQKAYLLAIQWQQDAAAKSGQPYLNLGILLTERGQPAQGLPYLQQAAMLEPANPKAHEQLGRAYQILEMLPQAEEELKRAVDLSPNVSALHFRLGQIYQHLGRKQEAQEEFAVCAKLNSTHSSEDTPNPAFPKTASPQ, from the coding sequence ATGAAATTCAGACTTTCCTTTGCGCTCATCTTCCTGCTGTCGCTGTCGAAGGTGTTCAATGCCCAGCAGCTTGCAAAAGCGGGGGACGACTCTTTGGCGCAGGCCAGAACCTTGCTGCAGTCTGGAGATCTCGCCAAAGCGGAATCCAACCTGAGAAGATATCTGACACAGCATATCGATTCAGCCGAGGCACACTTTCTGCTCGGGTATACGTTATTCCTCGAACAGAAGCCCGCAGAATCTCTTAAGCAGTACACCGCTGGCGCGCACAACCAGCGACCTTCACCCGACGATCTCAAAATTGTCTCCTTCGATTATGTATTGCTGGGCGACTACACGGACGCGGACAAGTGGCTGAGTATCGTGGTGGCCGAGACTCCCGAGGATGCTCATGCCTGGTACCTGCTGGGACGGGCCAAATATAACGAAAATCACTTTGCACAAGCTATCGATTGTTTTGGGCGCGCGCTGAGCCTTAATCCACGTGACGTCAAGAGCGAGAACAATCTGGGATTGTCCTACCAGGGATTAAACCGGATCGATGACGCTCAGAAAGCCTATCTGCTGGCGATCCAATGGCAGCAAGACGCTGCGGCGAAGAGCGGGCAGCCCTATCTCAATCTGGGTATTTTGCTTACGGAGCGCGGTCAACCGGCGCAAGGACTTCCTTATCTACAGCAGGCTGCGATGCTTGAACCTGCAAATCCTAAAGCGCACGAGCAACTGGGGCGAGCGTATCAGATTTTGGAGATGCTTCCGCAAGCGGAGGAGGAACTGAAAAGAGCGGTTGACCTTTCGCCAAATGTCTCTGCACTTCACTTCAGGCTCGGACAGATCTACCAACATCTCGGGCGGAAACAGGAGGCACAGGAGGAGTTTGCGGTATGCGCGAAGTTGAACAGCACGCACTCGTCTGAAGACACACCGAATCCGGCCTTCCCAAAAACAGCATCGCCGCAATAG
- a CDS encoding alpha-L-arabinofuranosidase C-terminal domain-containing protein, with the protein MSRTLPSLRTFAQVAFFTGLTVMTPGTLSAQITNATISDAPIEVNITRPATPEVIPASVFGSFLEPIGKSTYGGLWADALENPSFEDGLWSAGNIANMLRERPELRRASQLGIPLPWEPLDQAQGTRYLPVWGDAANSTRSLLIMSLPGKEVGIRQMVYLPVHRELSYTGSVWLKHMEGPATVTVSLRAHGQKDSILATQSLNAAAASWTKYTFQLTLKAGQVAPLDPVDFVIALNNDARVEVDQASLMPADNVDGMDPDVIAMARDLHSPLIRFGGNFTSAYDWKDGIGPRDKRVSKLNVSWGIPEYNTFGTDEFLEFCKLIHAQPQIALNLGTDTPQKAAAWVQYVDQHWDNHKGGLLWELGNELWGDFQVGYPSLERVAEKTRNVSEAVRKVDPTARLIATGADEDHFRDWNAAQLSNPPGTFDYLSTHFVVNDSVQMPASTSQFRTMASLALPIGLEKQMHAIHEQIQQSPHRDRVKTAFTEWLMISETHTGLNFTNMGGALFAGGFLNMIIRNSDIVPISDMTGIMEFGGIWSKHGQVYGAPAYWVLREYANAEPHTLLKVQSNSPAYSVTQGVKRLPEIANVPYLDVVAAESTGGKSLILLCVNRHLTQSLTASFDLTSLGVKGRSAKVTTLAADSILAENDAKDPNKVKPVTQTEAVHGSFSHKFPNASVTVIEIPMQ; encoded by the coding sequence GTGAGTCGTACCCTTCCTTCTCTAAGAACTTTCGCACAAGTTGCCTTTTTCACCGGTCTCACAGTCATGACCCCCGGCACACTGTCCGCGCAGATTACAAATGCTACTATTTCCGATGCGCCCATCGAGGTGAACATCACCCGTCCTGCAACGCCTGAAGTAATTCCCGCCTCAGTCTTCGGCAGTTTTCTTGAGCCTATCGGTAAGTCGACCTACGGCGGCCTCTGGGCCGATGCGCTCGAAAATCCCAGCTTTGAAGATGGCTTGTGGAGCGCAGGGAACATCGCCAACATGCTGCGTGAGCGTCCAGAGCTGCGGCGAGCGTCACAACTCGGTATCCCCCTGCCATGGGAACCGCTCGACCAGGCGCAGGGCACGCGCTATCTCCCTGTATGGGGAGACGCGGCTAACTCCACTCGCTCGCTCCTCATCATGTCGCTGCCGGGCAAAGAAGTAGGTATCCGCCAGATGGTGTACCTACCCGTGCACCGCGAACTTAGCTACACCGGAAGCGTTTGGCTGAAGCATATGGAGGGACCGGCCACTGTCACAGTCTCTCTCCGCGCCCATGGCCAGAAGGACAGCATCCTCGCCACACAGAGCCTCAATGCGGCGGCGGCTTCATGGACGAAGTACACCTTCCAACTTACGCTCAAGGCGGGACAAGTAGCTCCACTCGATCCGGTAGATTTTGTCATCGCGCTCAACAATGATGCGCGCGTCGAAGTGGATCAGGCCTCCCTCATGCCTGCCGATAATGTCGACGGCATGGACCCCGACGTCATCGCGATGGCCCGCGATCTGCATTCGCCTCTCATCCGCTTCGGCGGCAACTTCACCTCCGCTTACGACTGGAAAGATGGCATCGGCCCACGAGACAAGCGGGTCAGCAAGCTTAACGTCTCATGGGGCATCCCCGAGTACAACACCTTCGGCACCGACGAGTTCCTTGAATTCTGCAAACTCATTCATGCACAACCGCAAATCGCGCTCAACCTCGGCACGGATACTCCGCAGAAGGCCGCGGCATGGGTGCAGTATGTCGATCAGCATTGGGACAATCACAAAGGTGGACTGCTGTGGGAGTTGGGCAATGAGCTTTGGGGAGACTTCCAGGTGGGCTATCCGAGTCTGGAGCGCGTGGCCGAGAAGACTCGCAACGTAAGCGAAGCGGTGCGTAAGGTCGATCCAACAGCGCGTTTGATCGCCACCGGCGCTGATGAAGACCACTTCCGCGACTGGAATGCCGCGCAGTTGAGCAATCCTCCAGGAACATTCGATTATCTTTCCACTCATTTTGTGGTCAACGATAGTGTGCAGATGCCCGCTTCAACCTCTCAGTTCCGCACCATGGCGAGCCTCGCTCTGCCGATCGGTCTTGAAAAGCAGATGCACGCCATCCACGAGCAGATCCAGCAGAGTCCGCATCGCGACCGTGTGAAGACGGCCTTTACCGAATGGCTGATGATCTCCGAAACGCATACAGGGCTGAACTTCACCAATATGGGCGGAGCGCTCTTCGCGGGCGGCTTCCTGAATATGATCATCCGCAACTCGGATATCGTTCCCATCTCTGACATGACCGGCATCATGGAGTTCGGTGGCATCTGGAGCAAGCACGGGCAGGTCTATGGGGCACCCGCGTACTGGGTTCTCCGAGAGTACGCGAACGCTGAGCCGCACACTCTCCTCAAGGTGCAATCGAATTCGCCGGCCTATTCAGTAACGCAAGGCGTCAAGCGCTTGCCCGAGATCGCGAACGTTCCTTATCTCGATGTAGTGGCGGCCGAGTCTACGGGAGGCAAGTCTCTGATCCTTCTCTGCGTGAATCGCCACCTGACGCAATCGCTGACAGCCAGCTTCGACCTGACGAGTCTTGGCGTCAAGGGAAGATCGGCAAAGGTCACAACGCTCGCGGCAGATAGCATCCTTGCCGAGAATGACGCGAAGGATCCAAACAAGGTCAAACCTGTCACTCAAACCGAAGCGGTCCACGGATCTTTCTCGCACAAGTTCCCCAACGCGAGTGTGACCGTCATCGAGATACCCATGCAATAG